One window of the Microvirga mediterraneensis genome contains the following:
- a CDS encoding branched-chain amino acid ABC transporter permease, which produces MSTSPASALALPFDETRRRGGLLNALLSSDRPRSKVLSAILIGILVLLAATPFLFSGSQPVGTAAKICVFIVLVASYDLLLGYSGIVSFAHTMFFGIGGYGIAIALERLGPTWGSAAIGLVSALALSALLAVAIGLLSLRVRAIFFSMITLAVASAAAVLASQLSDVTGGEDGLSFQLPPALRPAFRLLSEPLFGTAVNGRLLAYYLVFFVSLVVFLVLLRIVNSPFGRVLQAIRENEFRAEALGYRVVAYRTAASVISALAATIAGALMALWLRYNGSDTTLSFSIMIDILLMVVIGGMGTMYGAVIGAALFVLAQSYLQVLMGAGSAALAGIPLLPNLVHPDRWLLWLGALFIVSVYAFPGGIVGRLRQAKQ; this is translated from the coding sequence ATGAGCACATCCCCCGCCTCTGCCCTCGCCCTTCCCTTCGACGAGACGCGCCGGCGCGGCGGCCTCCTGAACGCGCTCCTCTCGTCCGACAGGCCGCGCTCGAAAGTGCTGAGCGCCATCCTGATCGGCATTCTGGTGCTGCTCGCCGCGACACCGTTCCTGTTCTCCGGCAGCCAGCCGGTCGGCACGGCGGCGAAGATCTGCGTGTTTATCGTGCTGGTCGCGAGCTACGACCTGCTCCTCGGCTATTCCGGCATCGTGTCCTTCGCCCACACCATGTTCTTCGGCATCGGCGGCTACGGCATCGCCATCGCGCTCGAACGCCTCGGTCCGACCTGGGGCTCGGCCGCCATAGGGCTCGTGTCAGCGCTGGCGCTCTCCGCTCTGCTCGCCGTCGCCATCGGCCTCCTGTCGCTGCGGGTGCGTGCCATCTTCTTCTCGATGATCACGCTGGCGGTCGCCTCGGCGGCCGCCGTTCTCGCCTCGCAGCTCTCCGACGTGACGGGCGGCGAGGACGGGCTGTCGTTCCAGTTGCCGCCGGCCTTGCGCCCGGCCTTCCGGCTCCTGTCGGAACCTCTCTTCGGCACGGCGGTCAACGGGCGGCTCCTCGCCTATTACCTCGTGTTCTTCGTGTCACTGGTCGTTTTCCTCGTTCTCCTGCGCATCGTGAACTCGCCCTTCGGGCGCGTGCTGCAGGCGATCCGCGAGAACGAGTTCCGCGCCGAGGCGCTCGGCTACCGGGTCGTGGCCTATCGCACGGCGGCCTCAGTCATCTCGGCGCTTGCCGCCACGATCGCCGGCGCGCTCATGGCCCTGTGGCTGCGCTATAACGGCTCCGACACCACCCTGTCCTTCTCGATCATGATCGACATCCTGCTCATGGTCGTGATCGGCGGCATGGGCACCATGTACGGGGCGGTCATCGGCGCGGCGCTCTTCGTCCTGGCCCAGAGCTACCTGCAGGTGCTGATGGGCGCAGGCAGCGCCGCGCTGGCGGGGATTCCGCTCCTGCCCAACCTGGTCCATCCGGACCGCTGGCTCCTGTGGCTCGGCGCGCTGTTCATCGTCAGTGTGTATGCCTTCCCGGGCGGCATCGTCGGGCGT
- a CDS encoding branched-chain amino acid ABC transporter permease: MTEAAAPTELPRAKTDWLPLLLIPALALLALPFVGSPSTWITLTVAGLAMGMMIFLMASGLTLVFGLMDIINFGHGVFISLGAYATLLVLGPLAGWATADSVGLNLALLLLCILAAMAMTGIAGAVFERVIVRPVYGSHLKQILVTMGGLIVTEQLIHAIWGASPIPIPLPQSLRGAFVLGDIIMERYRVVAVAIGLVVFVGMQLILNRTRIGLLIRAGVENPEMVEALGYRIRRLFVSVFIAGSALAGLGGVMWAFYRQTLTAGMGMEVMVLVFIVIIIGGLGSVGGCFVGSILVALVANYVGFIEPKLALISNILVMALVLIWRPQGLFPVARR; the protein is encoded by the coding sequence ATCACCGAAGCCGCTGCCCCGACCGAGCTGCCGCGCGCCAAGACCGATTGGCTGCCGCTCCTCCTGATCCCGGCGCTCGCACTGCTCGCCCTGCCTTTCGTCGGCAGCCCCTCGACCTGGATCACGCTCACCGTGGCGGGGCTGGCCATGGGCATGATGATCTTCCTCATGGCCTCGGGGCTGACCCTGGTCTTCGGCCTGATGGACATCATCAATTTCGGCCACGGCGTGTTCATCTCGCTCGGAGCCTATGCGACGCTCCTCGTGCTCGGACCGCTCGCCGGCTGGGCGACGGCGGATTCCGTCGGGCTCAACCTCGCCCTGCTGCTCCTGTGCATCCTCGCCGCCATGGCCATGACGGGGATCGCCGGCGCGGTCTTCGAGCGCGTCATCGTGCGTCCGGTCTATGGCAGTCACCTGAAGCAGATCCTCGTCACCATGGGCGGGCTGATCGTGACCGAGCAGCTCATCCACGCCATCTGGGGCGCCTCGCCCATCCCGATCCCGCTGCCGCAATCCCTGCGCGGCGCCTTCGTGCTCGGCGACATCATCATGGAGCGCTACCGGGTCGTCGCGGTCGCCATCGGCCTCGTGGTATTCGTCGGGATGCAGCTGATCCTCAACCGCACCCGCATCGGCCTGCTGATCCGGGCCGGGGTCGAGAACCCCGAGATGGTCGAGGCGCTGGGCTACCGCATCCGCCGCCTCTTCGTGAGCGTCTTCATCGCCGGATCCGCCCTCGCAGGCCTCGGCGGCGTCATGTGGGCGTTCTACCGCCAGACGCTCACCGCCGGCATGGGCATGGAGGTGATGGTGCTGGTCTTCATCGTCATCATCATCGGCGGCCTCGGCTCCGTCGGCGGCTGCTTCGTCGGCTCGATCCTGGTGGCGCTCGTCGCCAATTATGTGGGCTTCATCGAGCCCAAGCTCGCCCTGATCTCCAACATCCTCGTCATGGCCCTGGTGCTGATCTGGCGTCCGCAGGGCCTGTTTCCGGTGGCCCGCCGATGA
- a CDS encoding ATP-binding cassette domain-containing protein: MPEPLLQLSGVHTHIGPYHILHGVDFAVPAGELTMLLGRNGAGKTTTLRTIMGLWQASSGRILFDGRDITASATPDIARSGIAYVPESMGIFTDLTVRENIVLAARSGPVDKTRLDWILGLFPALKRFWNLPAGNLSGGQKQMLAIARAIAEPRRLLLIDEPTKGLAPVMVRSMIEAFKALKASGETILLVEQNFYAASALGDNVVVMDDGRIVHSGAMSDLVADTALQQRLLGLSLDAHQ; this comes from the coding sequence GTGCCTGAGCCCCTGCTCCAATTGTCGGGCGTGCATACGCATATCGGCCCCTATCACATCCTGCACGGGGTGGACTTCGCCGTTCCGGCCGGCGAGCTGACCATGCTGCTCGGCCGCAACGGCGCGGGCAAGACCACGACCCTGCGCACGATCATGGGCCTGTGGCAGGCCTCGTCCGGCCGCATCCTTTTCGACGGCCGCGACATCACGGCGAGCGCCACGCCCGACATCGCCCGCTCTGGCATCGCCTACGTGCCGGAATCCATGGGCATCTTCACCGACCTGACCGTGCGCGAGAACATCGTGCTCGCCGCCCGCTCCGGGCCGGTCGACAAGACCCGGCTCGACTGGATCCTCGGCCTGTTCCCCGCCCTCAAGCGGTTCTGGAACCTGCCGGCGGGCAACCTCTCCGGCGGGCAGAAGCAGATGCTCGCCATCGCCCGCGCCATCGCGGAGCCGCGCCGCCTGCTCCTCATCGACGAGCCGACCAAGGGCCTCGCGCCCGTGATGGTGCGATCCATGATCGAGGCCTTCAAAGCCCTCAAGGCTTCCGGCGAGACGATCCTGCTTGTGGAGCAGAATTTCTATGCCGCCTCGGCGCTCGGCGACAACGTGGTCGTCATGGACGACGGGCGCATCGTGCATTCCGGCGCCATGAGCGACCTCGTCGCCGACACGGCCCTGCAGCAGCGCCTGCTCGGCCTTTCCCTGGATGCGCATCAATGA
- a CDS encoding ABC transporter ATP-binding protein, with protein sequence MTTTPALETRGLTIRFGGHVAVNDVSCRFTPGTLTAIVGPNGAGKTTYFNLISGQLRATSGQVLVEGEDITSLPASARAKRGLGRAFQLTNLFPQLTALENVRLAVQSRAEAGWSLFKVWNSRRDLIEKAEEILERVRLADKRHIAPKALSHGDQRKLEVALLIAMEPKVFMFDEPTAGMSVDEVPTVLELIHDIKQRGDATVLLVEHKMDVVRSLSDRIIVLHNGTLVADGEPAEVIASPVVQEAYLGVEVTRA encoded by the coding sequence ATGACAACCACGCCCGCGCTCGAAACGCGCGGGCTTACCATTCGCTTCGGCGGCCATGTGGCCGTCAACGACGTGTCGTGCCGGTTCACGCCCGGCACGCTCACGGCCATCGTCGGCCCGAACGGTGCCGGCAAGACGACCTATTTCAATCTCATCTCCGGCCAGCTGCGCGCTACGTCGGGCCAAGTGCTCGTCGAGGGCGAGGACATCACCTCGCTTCCCGCGTCCGCGCGGGCGAAGCGCGGCCTGGGCCGAGCCTTCCAGCTCACCAATCTATTTCCGCAACTGACCGCGCTGGAGAACGTGCGGCTCGCCGTGCAGAGCCGCGCCGAGGCGGGCTGGTCCCTGTTCAAGGTGTGGAACTCGCGCCGCGACCTGATCGAGAAGGCGGAGGAAATCCTGGAGCGCGTGCGTTTGGCGGACAAGCGCCACATCGCCCCGAAGGCGCTGTCGCACGGCGACCAGCGCAAGCTCGAAGTGGCGCTTCTGATCGCCATGGAGCCGAAAGTCTTCATGTTCGACGAGCCGACCGCCGGCATGAGCGTCGACGAGGTGCCGACCGTGCTCGAGCTCATCCACGACATCAAGCAGCGCGGCGACGCGACGGTGCTTCTCGTGGAGCACAAGATGGACGTGGTGCGCTCGCTCTCCGACCGGATCATCGTGCTGCACAACGGAACGCTCGTCGCCGACGGCGAGCCCGCCGAGGTCATCGCTTCGCCGGTGGTGCAGGAAGCCTATCTCGGCGTGGAGGTCACCCGTGCCTGA
- a CDS encoding substrate-binding domain-containing protein, with protein MRLKFTIAAATAGILFASTAFAQDIKIALIAGKTGPLEAYAKQTEAGFMMGLEYLTKGTMAVNGRKITVIVKDDQLKADLAKTLLEQSYNDDKVDLAVGTTSSAAALAMLPVAEENGKVLIVEPAVADAITGEKWNRFIFRTARNSTQDAYGAAAAVPASGEVSIATLAQDYAFGKDGVAALKNALAEIRPNAKVVFEEYAPQNATDFTASAQRIFDALKDKPGKKIINIIWAGQHPLPKIADLKPERFGIEIAPGGNILPAMQIYKNYPGMEGAVYYYYAFPKNAMNDWLVAEHQKRYNAPPDFFTAGGFAAASAAVTAIQKAGGTDTEKLITAMEGMTFETPKGPMTFRKEDHQALQDMYHFKVKANGKDANDLLDLVATIPADKMPIPVRNKR; from the coding sequence ATGCGCCTGAAGTTTACCATTGCTGCCGCCACGGCAGGCATTCTCTTTGCCTCCACGGCATTCGCCCAAGACATTAAGATCGCGCTGATCGCCGGCAAGACCGGGCCGCTCGAAGCCTACGCCAAGCAGACCGAGGCCGGCTTCATGATGGGCCTGGAATATCTCACCAAGGGCACGATGGCCGTCAACGGCCGCAAGATCACCGTGATCGTGAAGGACGACCAGCTCAAGGCCGATCTCGCCAAGACGCTGCTGGAGCAGTCCTACAACGACGACAAGGTCGATCTCGCCGTCGGCACCACATCGTCCGCGGCGGCCCTCGCCATGCTGCCGGTGGCGGAAGAGAACGGCAAGGTGCTGATCGTGGAGCCCGCCGTGGCCGATGCGATCACGGGCGAGAAGTGGAACCGCTTCATCTTCCGCACCGCGCGCAACTCGACGCAGGACGCCTATGGGGCCGCGGCCGCCGTTCCGGCCAGCGGCGAGGTGTCCATCGCGACGCTCGCGCAGGACTACGCCTTCGGCAAAGACGGCGTCGCGGCGCTCAAGAATGCGCTCGCCGAGATCCGCCCGAACGCCAAGGTGGTGTTCGAGGAATATGCGCCGCAGAACGCCACGGACTTCACGGCCTCGGCCCAGCGCATCTTCGATGCGCTCAAGGACAAGCCGGGCAAGAAGATCATCAACATCATCTGGGCCGGCCAGCACCCGCTGCCGAAGATCGCCGACCTGAAGCCCGAGCGCTTCGGCATCGAGATCGCGCCCGGCGGCAACATCCTGCCGGCCATGCAGATCTACAAGAACTATCCCGGCATGGAAGGCGCGGTGTATTACTATTATGCCTTCCCGAAGAACGCGATGAACGACTGGCTCGTGGCCGAGCACCAGAAGCGCTACAACGCGCCGCCGGACTTCTTCACCGCGGGTGGCTTCGCTGCGGCATCCGCCGCCGTCACGGCCATTCAGAAGGCGGGCGGCACCGACACCGAGAAGCTGATCACGGCCATGGAAGGCATGACCTTCGAGACGCCGAAGGGCCCCATGACCTTCCGCAAGGAAGACCATCAGGCTCTGCAGGACATGTATCACTTCAAGGTCAAGGCCAACGGCAAGGACGCGAACGACCTGCTCGATCTCGTCGCCACCATCCCGGCCGACAAGATGCCGATCCCGGTCCGCAACAAGCGCTGA
- a CDS encoding DMT family transporter, whose translation MSHSGPSSVRIVRSGTLVGIGLMLLGVFMFAMNDVMGKWLVATYSVGQVLLLRSIAALMVLLPLMRQRKVPFAIPLQPGLHAVRITLSTLEVACFYWAVTYLPLADVMTYYLAGPIYVAAFAAFWLGERIDKPRILAIAIGFVGVLIALRPSPATLSLPALIALAGSLFYSLLMITTRKLRDTDDATLVFGQILGALIFGLVAAPLAWVTPGPLDLAGLFLLGIVSMAAHVCVNRSLKIAPASVVAPYQYTLIVWAIILGYLFFGDVVGFWTLVGAAVICAAGVALILLEREAARRGREAKDIETPVLPEA comes from the coding sequence ATGAGTCACTCCGGTCCGTCCTCCGTTCGAATCGTTCGTTCAGGCACCCTCGTCGGCATCGGTCTGATGCTGCTCGGCGTGTTCATGTTCGCCATGAACGACGTGATGGGGAAATGGCTCGTCGCCACCTATTCGGTCGGCCAGGTCCTGCTTCTGCGCAGCATCGCGGCTCTCATGGTTCTCCTGCCGCTGATGCGGCAGCGCAAGGTGCCCTTCGCCATCCCGCTGCAACCGGGCCTGCATGCGGTCCGCATCACGCTGTCGACGCTCGAGGTCGCCTGCTTCTACTGGGCCGTCACCTACCTGCCGCTCGCCGACGTGATGACTTACTACCTCGCAGGTCCCATCTATGTGGCGGCCTTCGCGGCATTCTGGCTCGGCGAGAGGATCGACAAGCCGCGCATCCTTGCGATTGCAATCGGCTTCGTGGGCGTTCTCATCGCCCTGCGGCCGTCCCCGGCCACCCTGTCCCTGCCGGCCCTCATCGCGCTCGCGGGCAGCCTGTTCTACTCGCTCCTGATGATCACCACCCGCAAGCTGCGGGATACCGACGACGCGACCCTCGTGTTCGGCCAGATTCTAGGCGCGCTGATCTTCGGTCTCGTGGCGGCCCCGCTCGCCTGGGTGACGCCGGGGCCGCTCGACCTGGCGGGCCTGTTCCTGCTCGGCATCGTCTCCATGGCGGCTCATGTCTGCGTCAACCGCTCGCTGAAAATCGCCCCGGCCTCCGTCGTCGCGCCGTATCAATACACGCTGATCGTGTGGGCCATCATCCTGGGCTACCTGTTCTTCGGCGACGTGGTCGGGTTCTGGACGCTCGTCGGCGCGGCCGTCATCTGCGCCGCCGGGGTGGCGCTGATCCTCCTGGAGCGCGAAGCTGCCCGGCGCGGACGCGAGGCGAAGGACATCGAAACGCCCGTGCTGCCCGAGGCCTGA
- a CDS encoding SMP-30/gluconolactonase/LRE family protein: MFRDVAVVLDERFQHLFKGSARLEKLAEGCRWSEGPAYFPAGRYVVWSDIPNDRMMRFDETSGAVSVFRHPAGYSNGNTVDRQGRLVTCEHGNRRVTRTEHDGSITVLASHYQGKRLNSPNDVVVKSDGSIWFTDPAYGIDSDYEGHKAESEIGACHVYRVDPETDDVRIVGDDFVRPNGIAFSPDETLLYVADTGATHVKDGPRHIRVFEVSPDGGLANGKVFATCTAGLFDGFRLDDAGRIWTSAGDGVHCYDPDGTLIGKILVPEGVANVVFGGPKRNRLYICATTSLYAILLPVNGAKTF, from the coding sequence ATGTTCAGAGATGTCGCGGTTGTTCTCGACGAACGCTTCCAGCACCTGTTCAAGGGATCGGCGCGTCTGGAGAAACTGGCGGAGGGCTGCCGCTGGTCGGAAGGCCCGGCCTATTTCCCGGCGGGCCGCTACGTCGTCTGGAGCGACATCCCCAATGACCGCATGATGCGGTTCGACGAAACCTCCGGGGCTGTCAGCGTCTTTCGCCATCCGGCCGGTTATTCCAACGGCAACACCGTCGACCGCCAGGGACGCCTCGTCACCTGCGAGCACGGCAACCGGCGCGTGACGCGCACCGAGCATGACGGCTCCATCACCGTGCTGGCGAGCCATTACCAGGGCAAGCGCCTCAACAGCCCCAACGACGTGGTGGTGAAGTCCGACGGCTCGATCTGGTTCACGGACCCGGCCTACGGCATCGATTCCGACTACGAGGGCCACAAGGCGGAGAGCGAAATCGGCGCCTGCCATGTCTATCGCGTCGATCCGGAGACGGACGATGTCCGCATTGTCGGCGACGATTTCGTCCGCCCGAACGGGATCGCCTTTTCACCCGACGAGACGCTTCTCTACGTAGCCGATACCGGCGCGACTCATGTGAAGGACGGCCCGCGCCATATCCGCGTCTTCGAGGTTAGCCCCGACGGCGGCCTCGCCAACGGCAAGGTCTTCGCCACCTGCACGGCGGGCCTGTTCGACGGCTTCCGCCTGGACGACGCGGGACGGATCTGGACCAGCGCGGGAGACGGCGTCCATTGCTACGACCCCGACGGCACGCTGATCGGCAAGATCCTGGTGCCGGAGGGGGTCGCCAACGTGGTGTTCGGCGGCCCGAAGCGGAACCGTCTCTACATCTGCGCCACCACATCGCTCTACGCGATCTTGCTGCCCGTGAACGGGGCGAAGACGTTTTAG
- a CDS encoding universal stress protein, translating to MKSILVPIEDHGIVEPQLRTALQVGRIFDSYIEGIAITPDYPVVLPVDIAIGVPSPITPENRLEMARACRERFEAFMTVQQIERASAGLPGLGFGWRQDGLTEDAFLGAYGRVFDVIVVGRPDGSNGQTRLSTVEAALFETGRPVLIAPPQAPKTFAETVVIAWNRSTETARAVLGAMPLLKKARRIVVLELEDWGVPGPSGAELARHLRMHDMPAEAITAPDPSNKPGEVILSESAALGCDLLVKGAYTQSRLRQMFFGGATSHILGNTTIPVLMAH from the coding sequence ATGAAGAGCATCCTCGTCCCGATCGAAGACCACGGAATCGTCGAGCCCCAACTGCGGACCGCCCTGCAGGTCGGCCGCATCTTCGACAGCTATATCGAGGGGATCGCCATCACCCCCGATTATCCGGTCGTCCTGCCGGTGGACATCGCCATCGGCGTTCCCTCCCCCATCACCCCGGAGAACCGGCTCGAAATGGCCCGCGCCTGCCGCGAGCGGTTCGAGGCGTTCATGACCGTGCAGCAGATCGAGCGCGCGTCGGCGGGCCTGCCCGGCCTGGGCTTCGGCTGGCGGCAGGACGGACTGACGGAGGACGCATTCCTCGGCGCCTACGGCCGGGTGTTCGATGTCATCGTGGTCGGACGGCCGGACGGGTCGAACGGCCAGACCCGCCTCTCCACCGTGGAGGCGGCCCTGTTCGAGACGGGCCGTCCCGTCCTCATCGCGCCGCCCCAGGCCCCCAAAACCTTCGCCGAGACGGTTGTGATCGCCTGGAACCGCAGCACCGAGACCGCCCGCGCGGTGCTGGGCGCGATGCCCCTGCTCAAGAAGGCCCGGCGCATCGTCGTGCTCGAACTCGAGGATTGGGGCGTTCCCGGTCCTTCCGGAGCGGAACTCGCAAGGCATCTGCGCATGCACGACATGCCGGCCGAGGCGATTACGGCACCCGATCCCTCGAACAAGCCCGGTGAGGTGATCCTGTCCGAATCCGCCGCTCTCGGATGCGATCTTCTCGTGAAGGGAGCCTATACCCAGAGCCGCTTGAGGCAGATGTTCTTCGGCGGCGCGACCAGCCATATCCTCGGCAACACGACCATTCCCGTTCTGATGGCTCACTGA